CGGTCGAGCCGGGAGGGCGTTCGCCCTGGGTCAAGGACCTTTCGACCCGGAAGATCTGAATCGGAATCCGGAACGGCGGGCTGCGTCGCCCCCCGGCCAAATGATCAGATTTCTACGCTTCTGAGTGAGCGTCTACACTCAAGCCATCGCGCGCTCGATGGCCTCCCGCATCTCGCGGTGAAAGCGCGGGATCGAGAAGGCCTCCGCATGGGCGCGGATGGCCTTCGTCTCGAATTCGTCGCGGCGCGCCTCGAAGGTCCGGACAGCCTGCACCAGACCGGCGGCTGTCTGGGGCTGGAAGTGCACACCGGTCGGCGGGCGCCCGTGCTCATCGTCGAGGGGCACGACCGTCTCGCTGGCGCCGCCGGCACCGAACGCGATGACGGGCGCCCCGGTGGCCTGGGCTTCGACGGGGATGATCCCGAAATCTTCCTCCTGGGGGTACACCAGAGCGCGACAGCGTTGGTAGAGGCCGGTCAGCTCCGGGTCGGAGACCCGCCCGAGGAAGCGGATGTTTCCCGGGGCGTCGGCCTCGATGCCTTGTCGGGAGGGCCCATCGCCGGCGACGACGAGCGGCAGACCCAGTTCGCGAAAGGCATCAATGGCCAGACGTTCTCGTTTGTAGGGGACGAAACCGCCGACCATCAGGAAGAAATCCTCTCGCGGTTCGGGGCTCACAAGGAAACGATCCACGTCGACGGGTGGAAAGATGACGTCGGAATCGCGGCCGTAATGTCGACGGATGCGGTCCCGGATGGTTTCCGAGATCGCAATGAAGTGATGCACGCGGTCGGGGGTACTGGTGCGCACATCCCAACGGCGAAGGCCCGCGACCAATGGAGTGGCCAGTGTGCGGAATGCACCGGTGCCGAGATACGCATCGGCCTGATCCCAGACGTAGCGCATCGGCGTGAAGCAGTAACAGACGTGAATGGCGCCGGGCGGCGGCTGGATCCCTTTCGCAACCGCATGACTGCTGGAGAGCACGAGATCGGTGCCCGGCGGAACCCGCAGGCGTCCGATCGCCCACGGAAACAGGGGTAGCCACTTCCTGTAGTGCTTTGCGGCGCCGGGCCAACGCGAGAGTGGGCTCGCGGTCGTCGGCAGGGCCTCGATCTCTGGAGTGGTCGATCCCGGTACGTGGATCAACGTCAGCACCTCGGCCTGGGGAAAGAGCCGGGCATGCTCATGCAGGACCTTCTCCCCACCCCGGAGTCCGGTCAGCCAGTCGTGTACCAGGACCACCCGCATCGGGGCCAACCCTAGCGCTCCCGCGGTCCGTTCCTACCCCACGAGCGCTCTTGGATGAGGCCGCGCTTGCACGGCGGAGGGGAAGTCGCGACCGTCCCGCCGGATGATCTCGAACTGGTCCAATCTGGTCGCCCGGCGCGATCTGGTACGAGAGCTCACGCTCGCGCAGCTGCGCAGCGAGAGCCAGGAGACTCGCCTGGGTTGGCTCTTCTGGCTCGTCGACCCCCTGATCATGATGCTCATCTACTGGGGCGTCGTGGTCGGCATCTTCGGGAGGGGCGAGCAGTACACCCCCTATCCCGTGTTCATCTTGTGCGCGATGCTGCCTTGGAAGCACTTCACGAGCGCCATCAACGCTTCGGCGAAGATCCTCCGGGGGCGCGATGCGCTGATCAAATCGATCCCGTTCCCCACGATCGTCTTGCCCCTGACGATCGTGTTCGCCGGTTTCTCGAATTTCCTGTTCGGCACCGTCGTGTTGTTGGCCACCGCGGTCGCCTTCGATCGCCCGTTGGGCATGCCTCTTCTGCAGCTTCCCCTGCTGATGCTCCTGCAGCTGGTGGTCGTATGTGGCTTCAGCCTGGGGGTGGCCTGCTTCGGAGCGTTGGTGCGGGATCTCTCGGGTTTCATCGGCCACCTGACGCGCATCGGCTTCTATGTGTCCCCGGTCCTCTACGGCGTGGACATGGTCCAGGACCGCTTTCTCTCGGGGCCCCTCGGCAAGCTTCCCTTCGCCGAGTGGATTCCGACGCTGTACATGTTGAACCCCTTCGCGATCCTGTTTACGGGTTACCGCGAGGCCTTGTTCTACGGGCGCATGCTCGAACCCCAGTACTGGGCGTTGTTGACGGTCGAGGCCGCCATCCTGCTGTTCGGTGGCTGGCGCCTGTATCAGTATTTCGATCGCCGGGTGATCAAATTCCTATGAGTTCCCCGCTCGTCATCGACGTCAAGGATCTCGGCATCTTCTATCGGCTGCAGCAGCGCAGGCGGGTCGGTATCAAGAGCTTGCTCGTCGGCGGTGGTTTTCGCAGAGATGCGCCGCTCTTGTGGGCGTTGCGCGGCGTGTCCTTCCAATGCCACGAAGGCCAGATCCTGGGAGTCATCGGGGGCAATGGCGCGGGGAAGAGCACCTTATGTCTCGCGCTCTCCAAGATCCTGACGCCGGATGAGGGCAAGGTGAAGGTTCGCGGGGAAGTCTCGACGCTGCTCTCGCTCGGGGCCGGCTTCAATCGGGATCTCTCCGGGCGCGACAACATCTACCTGAATGCGGCCTTTCTCGGGCTTCCGCGACGCGTCATCGAAGGCAAGATGGAAGAGATCATCGAGTTCTCGGAG
The genomic region above belongs to bacterium and contains:
- a CDS encoding glycosyltransferase family 4 protein; this translates as MRVVLVHDWLTGLRGGEKVLHEHARLFPQAEVLTLIHVPGSTTPEIEALPTTASPLSRWPGAAKHYRKWLPLFPWAIGRLRVPPGTDLVLSSSHAVAKGIQPPPGAIHVCYCFTPMRYVWDQADAYLGTGAFRTLATPLVAGLRRWDVRTSTPDRVHHFIAISETIRDRIRRHYGRDSDVIFPPVDVDRFLVSPEPREDFFLMVGGFVPYKRERLAIDAFRELGLPLVVAGDGPSRQGIEADAPGNIRFLGRVSDPELTGLYQRCRALVYPQEEDFGIIPVEAQATGAPVIAFGAGGASETVVPLDDEHGRPPTGVHFQPQTAAGLVQAVRTFEARRDEFETKAIRAHAEAFSIPRFHREMREAIERAMA
- a CDS encoding ABC transporter permease, giving the protein MISNWSNLVARRDLVRELTLAQLRSESQETRLGWLFWLVDPLIMMLIYWGVVVGIFGRGEQYTPYPVFILCAMLPWKHFTSAINASAKILRGRDALIKSIPFPTIVLPLTIVFAGFSNFLFGTVVLLATAVAFDRPLGMPLLQLPLLMLLQLVVVCGFSLGVACFGALVRDLSGFIGHLTRIGFYVSPVLYGVDMVQDRFLSGPLGKLPFAEWIPTLYMLNPFAILFTGYREALFYGRMLEPQYWALLTVEAAILLFGGWRLYQYFDRRVIKFL
- a CDS encoding ABC transporter ATP-binding protein yields the protein MSSPLVIDVKDLGIFYRLQQRRRVGIKSLLVGGGFRRDAPLLWALRGVSFQCHEGQILGVIGGNGAGKSTLCLALSKILTPDEGKVKVRGEVSTLLSLGAGFNRDLSGRDNIYLNAAFLGLPRRVIEGKMEEIIEFSELGEFIDQPIRFYSSGMKSRLGFSVAAALDPEILILDEVLSVGDRAFQRKSRKRLKSMMGRSRVIVLVSHQVAFLRELCTHCLWLEGGELRGFGKADEVLDKYVAASGGADEAEVSA